In Salvelinus namaycush isolate Seneca chromosome 36, SaNama_1.0, whole genome shotgun sequence, one DNA window encodes the following:
- the LOC120030690 gene encoding astrocytic phosphoprotein PEA-15-like — MSEYSSLLSDLSENITNEDLDQLKSACKEDITEDQSNTITSSKEWFNYLEENQKLAQDNLSYIEHIFEISRRPDLLTRVIEYRTTVLKISEDDEIDTKLTRIPSAKKYKDIIRQPSEDEIIKLAPPPKKV; from the exons ATGTCGGAGTACAGCTCTTTGCTCAGCGACCTGTCTGAAAACATCACCAATGAGGACTTGGACCAGCTGAAGTCTGCCTGCAAGGAGGACATCACAGAGGACCAGAGCAACACCATCACCTCCTCCAAGGAGTGGTTCAACTACCTGGAGGAGAACCAAAAGCTGGCACAGG ATAACCTGTCGTACATTGAGCATATCTTTGAGATCTCACGGCGACCAGACCTGCTGACCCGTGTCATCGAGTACCGCACCACGGTTCTCAAGATCTCTGAGGACGATGAGATCGACACCAAGCTCACACGCATCCCCTCTGCCAAGAAATACAAAG ATATCATTCGCCAACCCTCTGAAGACGAGATAATCAAGCTGGCTCCTCCCCCTAAAAAAGTGTGA